A section of the Maylandia zebra isolate NMK-2024a linkage group LG8, Mzebra_GT3a, whole genome shotgun sequence genome encodes:
- the LOC101464131 gene encoding uncharacterized protein LOC101464131 yields MANKPTGRGLYIRENPDADECCENIPPGGTVKAGTSKLKWPHEENKPLSDTCTFSTPAPTGSKPKSRISFQSALTPILKYLNIGNKSPESSTHENNRRQTLSLFSFGAATADCQKSTKGSVQQLNSDPPSSYSGQLFSDMDGPVSFLGDECLPEVTLFDSMCDSTIQLTRNDSPAPDSAPATSASTSPKINIPEIHPPDLSQHMATTEITDPDVKMIDASQNKHAPVPWLILDKFLPEITLLDVTRDSPLSSGEQTTSMDVTQALPPLDLKRDRSFNGMESGKIAAQPSSSDVISGEKLLSTSVQSDKCVGESTAKTSLDITMGSVLENSKSSSEPSECNIETSQASAGDTLGKNPANVTREIISSSDIPADSNVECSANQKVTSEIREEPVEFSDKPEAIIKDLIASHEAKSANEPSGQNMKMSSTSPDDTFSSQPANVTHDTTSSNDTSAQSVRSTSNRECSSSQKDAPSELVESCHKVNDELKNYATQPNPKASNSGNGTFNVVQAADLSVSNDLNTTASVSHFQNKTLDLPPFNVSCTKDGTSGQAGFGTTETSPITNQNCSSLKECAPFAVQNATFEKHSLHKSSGSTVLGEDLKNNTFDSQPPSKKSDTITLLETVQSESSQISSKPNSTKTLTEMSSCDGHQSASKPNGTITLSEVNPSDDHHNTSRPNGTITLSETSSCNIRPGSSDKPSTPEVSNLTTSPKDNNIDIAPDLSKHNVTTDAKDHSGKEVETHDDASGSGSCETKDLSGLPVVGGLSDSLNRQSFGTVNLKAKCFNLDDTLDLKADCLITSTPMTKCTMFNLNTEQVEGLHLAVQKKLYTDGPRKPADQVPSDPSNLVCDRKTILKQPAAKSLCPPPKAGAQLMKSKSHSSIPARLNTVASNLPTKRQRTQAEASRNTAATAPDAPQGTTGVTSCYNLRATATGSKLPACGSQRSQFSGIPSGIQRATMCLRPPLTRSNTAISSSTDKLCGPTATNPVTKTSQAKKHPLTRADSLLVSKRKKMDASDPCNSVGAPVSASDATNKATILKQPSKRALPAKAQGEGCAKCAELEEQLKLISEENTRLKEELLKYTKQDVPVKSRC; encoded by the exons AATGGCCCCATGAAGAAAACAAGCCTCTTTCTGACACCTGCACCTTTTCAACCCCTGCTCCAACAGGCAGCAAGCCAAAGTCACGGATTTCTTTCCAGTCTGCTCTGACACCAATTTTAAAATACTTAAATATCGGCAACAAATCTCCAGAAAGTTCAACACATGAAAATAATCGTCGTCAGACACTTTCTCTTTTCTCCTTTGGTGCAGCCACAGCAGATTGTCAAAAATCAACAAAAGGTTCTGTCCAACAGTTAAACTCAGATCCCCCTAGTAGCTATTCTGGGCAATTATTCAGTGATATGGATGGTCCTGTGTCCTTCCTAGGTGACGAATGCTTGCCAGAAGTGACCCTATTTGATTCTATGTGTGATTCTACCATACAGCTTACTAGAAATGACTCCCCTGCTCCTGACAGCGCACCTGCAACTTCTGCAAGCACAAGCCCTAAAATAAATATTCCTGAAATTCATCCTCCTGATCTTTCACAACATATGGCAACAACAGAGATTACAGACCCAGATGTCAAAATGATTGATGCCTCTCAGAACAAGCATGCTCCGGTCCCCTGGCTGATACTTGACAAATTCTTGCCAGAAATTACTCTCCTTGATGTTACACGTGATTCACCATTATCATCAGGAGAACAGACCACCTCCATGGATGTGACTCAGGCTCTTCCTCCGCTTGATTTGAAACGCGACAGGTCTTTTAATGGAATGGAAAGTGGAAAAATCGCGGCACAGCCTAGCAGTTCAGATGTCATCTCGGGCGAAAAATTGCTAAGTACAAGTGTACAATCCGACAAGTGTGTGGGGGAAAGCacagcaaaaacctctttggATATTACTATGGGAAGTGTTTTGGAAAATAGCAAGTCTTCATCAGAGCCCAGTGAATGTAATATAGAGACGAGTCAAGCATCGGCAGGGGATACACTTGGGAAAAATCCTGCTAATGTTACTCGAGAAATAATATCTTCTAGTGACATACCTGCAGACTCTAATGTGGAGTGCAGTGCTAATCAAAAAGTTACCTCAGAGATCCGGGAAGAGCCTGTGGAGTTTTCTGATAAACCTGAAGCTATCATTAAAGACCTGATTGCCAGCCATGAAGCAAAGTCAGCCAACGAGCCCAGTGGACAAAATATGAAGATGAGCTCAACATCACCTGATGATACATTCAGCAGTCAACCAGCTAATGTTACACATGACACAACCTCGTCCAATGACACGTCAGCTCAGAGTGTAAGGTCTACATCGAATAGGGAGTGTAGTAGTAGTCAAAAGGACGCCCCCTCAGAACTTGTGGAATCTTGTCACAAAGTAAACGATGAGTTGAAAAACTATGCGACACAGCCAAACCCAAAAGCATCAAACTCCGGGAATGGAACATTTAATGTCGTGCAGGCCGCTGATCTGAGCGTGTCTAATGATTTAAATACTACTGCTTCAGTTTCCCACTTTCAGAATAAGACACTTGATCTTCCTCCATTTAATGTAAGCTGCACCAAAGATGGGACTTCAGGTCAGGCAGGTTTTGGCACCACTGAAACATCCCCCATCACAAATCAAAATTGCTCATCTTTAAAGGAATGTGCTCCATTTGCTGTGCAGAACGCCACCTTTGAAAAGCATTCTCTGCATAAAAGCAGTGGCAGCACAGTATTAGGGGAAGACCTCAAGAACAACACCTTTGATTCTCAACCACCTTCCAAGAAGAGCGACACAATAACTTTGTTGGAAACGGTCCAGAGTGAAAGTAGCCAAATTTCTTCAAAGCCTAATAGCACAAAAACTCTGACAGAAATGAGCTCATGTGAcggtcaccaaagtgcttccaAGCCAAATGGAACAATAACTTTATCAGAGGTGAACCCGAGTGACGATCACCACAATACCTCCAGGCCCAATGGCACCATAACTTTGTCAGAAACAAGCTCATGCAACATCCGCCCGGGGTCTTCAGACAAGCCCTCCACACCTGAAGTCAGTAATCTAACCACCAGCCCTAAAGACAACAATATTGACATTGCCCCTGATCTATCAAAGCATAATGTTACGACAGATGCTAAGGACCATAGTGGCAAGGAGGTTGAAACCCATGATGACGCTTCTGGCAGTGGTAGCTGTGAGACTAAAGATCTTTCAGGTCTGCCTGTGGTGGGCGGGCTCTCCGATTCTTTAAACCGTCAAAGCTTTGGTACAGTGAACCTCAAAGCCAAGTGTTTCAATTTGGATGACACCCTGGATTTAAAGGCAGACTGTTTGATTACTTCAACACCAATGACTAAATGTACAATGTTCAACTTGAACACTGAGCAAGTTGAGGGCTTACACCTAGCAGTACAGAAGAAGCTGTACACAGATGGTCCCAGGAAGCCAGCTGATCAGGTGCCATCAGACCCATCAAACCTTGTCTGTGACCGTAAAACAATCTTGAAACAGCCAGCTGCTAAATCCCTTTGCCCTCCCCCAAAAGCTGGAGCTCAGCTGATGAAATCAAAGTCACATTCCTCAATTCCAGCCAGGTTGAATACAGTGGCATCCAACTTACctacgaaaagacaaagaaccCAAGCTGAAGCTTCAAGAAACACTGCTGCCACTGCCCCTGATGCACCCCAGGGG acCACAGGAGTAACATCCTGCTACAACCTGCGTGCTACAGCAACAG GATCCAAGCTGCCCGCTTGTGGCTCACAAAGATCGCAGTTTAGTGGAATCCCATCAGGGATCCAGAGAGCTACTATGTGTCTTAGGCCACCTTTAACAAGAAGCAATACAGCAATTTCTTCAAGTACCGACAAGCTCTGTGGACCTACAG CAACTAACCCTGTGACCAAGACTTCACAAGCAAAGAAGCACCCTCTAACCAGAGCTGACAGTTTGCTAGTgtcaaagaggaagaaaatgg ATGCTTCTGATCCATGCAATAGTGTCGGAGCTCCAGTATCTGCCAGTGATGCTACAAACAAAGCGACAATCCTCAAGCAGCCCAGTAAGAGAGCTTTGCCTGCCAAAGCTCAAGGAGAAG GTTGCGCAAAATGTGCTGAGCTTGAAGAACAACTTAAACTGATAtcagaagaaaacacaaggcTGAAAGAAG AGTTGCTGAAATACACTAAACAAGATGTCCCAGTGAAATCCCGGTGTTAA